Genomic window (Desulforapulum autotrophicum HRM2):
GCCAGGTCCGCAGGTGAAAAATCCCCCTCCCCCTTGCGGGCAAAACTGAGCATGTTTTCAATGATGGCGGCGGTGCGGCTTGCGGATTCGGCGATGGTATCCAGCATCTGAGGAATATTCCTGTCCGCCAGATAGTTTTCCAGGACCTCCATGGATATGCCGAATTTTTCTGCAATAGCTTTGTTTTTTGGAAGTGATGACCCCAGCCTGTTTTTCACCACCTGGCTTGCCTGGATTACAGAGGAAAGGGGATTGTTTATCTCATGGGCCATGCCTGCGGCAAGGCCTCCCAGGGAAAGCATCTTTAATAGACGAATGGCTCCGCCGCCGGATACGGATGTGTTACTGGAAGCAGTGGCGCTATACCCGTACCAAAGTCCGAAATCTTCTCAAATTAGGTACTTTCAAGAGACAAGCCATTATGACAGCACTCAGCCGAAAAGGGCCATGGCATCTTTCCAGAACCATGGCAGCACAATCCGGCATGACCAATAAATGGCTATCGGAGCAGGGGTTAATCTCTGTCAAAGAACAGTGGGTGAACATTCATTACCCGGCCACGGCCAGGTAAAATTGGTGAAGCGCCCTGTGCGGACCCGCATGCAGGGTGCTGTGGGGGCTGGGGGATTAAAACCCCCGGCTACCCGATTCAGGCGCAAGGCGCCTGGGCAAGGAGCTGGACTTTAGTCAGCACCGCGGTTCACGGCGGCGCAGCCGCCGTGAACTATAACATCTGCGGTTCACCCGCAGCATGTTTTTGTTGAAAGTCTTACAGTTTTTTGTTTAATTTTTTCATCATATTGTTGCATAAATTCAACAAATACCATATCATCTATTTCCAGGTCTTAATTCCCAACCAGCTATACACGAAAAGTTTATCATTATTATTGGTTTGCTCATGGCCCAGTCAGCAACATATAA
Coding sequences:
- a CDS encoding histidine kinase dimerization/phospho-acceptor domain-containing protein; protein product: MLSLGGLAAGMAHEINNPLSSVIQASQVVKNRLGSSLPKNKAIAEKFGISMEVLENYLADRNIPQMLDTIAESASRTAAIIENMLSFARKGEGDFSPADLAQLINNTLELSQNDYNLKKNTTSER